A single genomic interval of Mycobacterium sp. DL592 harbors:
- a CDS encoding MFS transporter has translation MSSVAEGDCPSEEAQASLPREVWVLIASNAVIALGYGVVAPVLPQYARHFGVSLSAATFVITAFAVMRLIFAPASGLLVQKLGERRVYVSGLLIVALSTAACAFAHTYWQLLLFRGLGGVGSTMFFVSALGLMIRISPHNARGRVAGMFSSAFLVGSVAGPVVGSLTAGLGLSAPFVIYGAALLVAAAVVFISLRHSSLAAVAPADELTVTVGVALRHRAYRAALLSNLATGWSAFGLRVALVPLFVTEVFHRGPGWAGAALATFAIGNVAAVIPSGRLSDRTGRRPLLIVGLGLAGVSTAVVGLSSSLPVFLAGAVIAGAATGMFTSPQQAAVADIIGSKARGGTAVATFQMMSDLGSIIGSLGVGLIAQHLSFSWAFAVSGAILVLASIGWAFAPETRDSPPLEHTPARPLGPEAAGELP, from the coding sequence GTGAGTTCCGTCGCGGAGGGTGACTGTCCCTCGGAAGAGGCGCAGGCCAGTCTGCCTCGGGAGGTCTGGGTTCTGATCGCGTCCAACGCGGTCATCGCCTTGGGCTACGGCGTGGTGGCGCCGGTGCTGCCCCAGTACGCGCGCCACTTCGGGGTGAGCCTCAGTGCGGCGACGTTCGTCATCACCGCCTTCGCGGTGATGCGGCTGATCTTCGCCCCGGCCTCCGGCCTGCTGGTGCAGAAGCTGGGCGAGCGGCGCGTCTATGTCAGCGGCCTGCTGATCGTGGCCTTGTCCACGGCGGCCTGCGCGTTCGCCCACACCTATTGGCAGCTGCTGCTATTCCGAGGGCTCGGCGGCGTCGGATCGACGATGTTCTTCGTCTCCGCGCTGGGTTTGATGATCCGGATCAGCCCGCACAATGCGCGCGGCCGGGTGGCCGGCATGTTCTCCAGTGCGTTTCTGGTGGGGTCGGTCGCCGGACCTGTCGTGGGCAGCCTGACCGCGGGGCTGGGGTTGTCGGCGCCGTTCGTCATCTACGGCGCCGCACTGCTGGTCGCGGCGGCGGTGGTGTTCATCAGCCTGCGGCATTCCTCGCTGGCGGCCGTGGCGCCTGCCGACGAGCTGACCGTGACGGTCGGGGTGGCGCTGCGGCACCGGGCGTACCGGGCGGCGCTGCTGTCGAATCTGGCCACCGGCTGGTCGGCGTTCGGGCTACGGGTCGCACTGGTGCCGCTGTTCGTCACCGAGGTGTTCCACCGTGGGCCCGGGTGGGCAGGCGCGGCGCTGGCGACGTTCGCGATCGGCAACGTGGCGGCCGTGATTCCCTCGGGGCGGCTGTCGGATCGCACCGGGCGCCGGCCGCTGCTGATTGTGGGGCTCGGGTTGGCCGGGGTGTCGACGGCAGTGGTGGGGTTGTCCTCGTCGCTGCCGGTGTTCCTGGCCGGGGCGGTCATCGCCGGGGCGGCCACCGGTATGTTCACTTCGCCGCAGCAGGCCGCGGTGGCTGACATTATCGGCAGCAAGGCCCGCGGCGGGACGGCGGTGGCCACATTCCAGATGATGTCGGACCTCGGGTCGATCATCGGCTCGCTGGGTGTCGGCCTAATCGCCCAGCACCTGTCGTTCAGCTGGGCGTTCGCGGTGAGCGGGGCGATCCTGGTGCTGGCGTCCATCGGGTGGGCATTCGCGCCGGAAACCCGCGACAGCCCGCCGCTGGAGCACACACCGGCCCGTCCGCTGGGTCCCGAGGCGGCCGGCGAGCTGCCGTAG
- the pgm gene encoding phosphoglucomutase (alpha-D-glucose-1,6-bisphosphate-dependent), whose amino-acid sequence MAANPRAGKPALPEDLVDLPHLVTAYYTVQPDPDNVDQQVVFGTSGHRGSSLDGAFNEAHILATTQAIVEYRAGQGTTGPLFIGRDTHGLSEPAWVSALEVLAANDVVALIDSADRYTPTPAVSHAILAYNRGRSTDLADGIVVTPSHNPPRDGGFKYNPPNGGPADTDATGAIAKRANEILRGGLAEVRRVPLARALQSTQRHDYMDAYISDLPNVVDIHAIRAEGIRIGADPLGGASVDYWAAIAERHDLNLTVVNPLVDATWRFMTLDTDGKIRMDCSSPNAMASLIANRDAYQIATGNDADSDRHGIVTPDGGLMNPNHYLAVAIDYLYSHRPDWPDTVAVGKTAVSSSIIDRVVAGLGRKLIEVPVGFKWFVDGLISGTIGFGGEESAGASFLRRDGSVWTTDKDGIILALLASEIQAVTGVSPSQRYAELADKYGAPVYARVDAPANREQKARLAKLSAEQVSATELAGEPITAKLTTAPGNGAALGGLKVTTADGWFAARPSGTEDVYKIYAESFKGPEHLAEVQQAAREVVNAVIS is encoded by the coding sequence ATGGCGGCTAACCCCCGCGCCGGTAAGCCGGCGCTTCCCGAAGACCTCGTCGATCTGCCCCACCTGGTGACCGCGTACTACACGGTGCAGCCCGATCCCGACAACGTCGACCAGCAGGTCGTGTTCGGCACCTCGGGGCATCGCGGCTCCAGTCTCGACGGGGCGTTCAACGAGGCGCACATCCTGGCCACCACGCAAGCGATTGTGGAGTACCGAGCTGGGCAGGGGACCACCGGGCCGCTGTTCATCGGCCGCGACACCCACGGACTGTCCGAACCGGCGTGGGTTTCTGCGCTGGAGGTACTGGCCGCCAATGACGTTGTGGCGCTCATCGATTCGGCCGACCGCTATACGCCGACCCCGGCTGTCAGTCACGCGATCCTGGCCTACAACCGCGGCCGCAGCACCGATCTGGCCGACGGGATCGTCGTCACCCCGTCGCACAACCCGCCGCGTGACGGCGGGTTCAAGTACAACCCACCCAACGGTGGCCCGGCCGACACCGATGCCACCGGGGCAATCGCCAAGCGCGCCAACGAGATTCTGCGAGGCGGCCTGGCCGAGGTGAGGAGGGTTCCGCTGGCGCGGGCGCTGCAGTCCACCCAGCGCCACGACTATATGGATGCCTATATCTCCGATCTGCCCAACGTCGTCGACATCCACGCGATCCGCGCCGAAGGCATCCGCATCGGCGCCGACCCGCTGGGCGGGGCCAGCGTCGACTACTGGGCGGCGATCGCCGAACGCCACGACCTGAACCTCACCGTGGTCAACCCGCTGGTCGACGCCACCTGGCGGTTCATGACGCTGGACACCGACGGCAAGATCCGGATGGACTGCAGCTCGCCCAATGCGATGGCCTCACTGATCGCCAACCGCGACGCCTACCAGATCGCCACCGGGAACGACGCCGACTCCGACCGCCACGGCATCGTCACCCCCGACGGCGGCCTGATGAACCCCAACCACTATCTGGCCGTGGCGATCGACTACCTGTACTCGCACCGGCCGGACTGGCCGGACACCGTGGCGGTGGGCAAGACCGCCGTCAGTTCGTCGATCATCGACCGGGTGGTGGCCGGGCTGGGCCGTAAGCTGATCGAAGTGCCGGTCGGTTTCAAGTGGTTCGTCGACGGGTTGATCAGCGGCACAATCGGTTTCGGCGGTGAGGAGTCTGCGGGCGCGTCATTCCTGCGCCGCGACGGCTCGGTGTGGACCACCGACAAGGACGGCATCATCCTGGCGTTGCTGGCTTCGGAGATCCAGGCTGTCACCGGAGTCTCGCCGTCGCAGCGGTACGCCGAGCTGGCCGACAAGTACGGGGCGCCGGTCTATGCGCGGGTGGATGCCCCGGCCAACCGGGAGCAGAAGGCGCGGCTGGCCAAGCTGTCCGCGGAGCAGGTCAGCGCCACCGAGTTGGCCGGTGAGCCGATCACCGCCAAGCTGACGACCGCGCCCGGTAACGGGGCCGCGCTGGGCGGGTTGAAGGTGACCACGGCCGACGGCTGGTTCGCCGCCCGCCCGTCAGGCACCGAGGACGTCTACAAGATCTACGCCGAGTCGTTCAAGGGCCCCGAGCACCTGGCGGAGGTGCAGCAAGCGGCTCGCGAAGTGGTGAATGCGGTGATCTCGTAG
- the crcB gene encoding fluoride efflux transporter CrcB: MFGHDNRELAAVFAGGAIGTAARAALATLAVPDPARWPWPTFVVNIIGAFLLGYFTTRLLERLPMSSYRRPLLGTGLCGGLTTFSTMQVETVRMIEHHHYGLAVGYTVASIAAGLVAVYVATAMVRRVRIRA, from the coding sequence TTGTTCGGCCATGACAACCGCGAATTGGCGGCCGTATTCGCCGGCGGCGCCATCGGAACCGCCGCGCGCGCCGCGCTGGCGACGCTGGCCGTCCCCGACCCCGCGCGCTGGCCGTGGCCGACCTTCGTCGTCAACATCATCGGCGCGTTCCTGCTCGGCTACTTCACCACCCGTCTGCTCGAGCGGCTGCCGATGTCGAGCTACCGCCGCCCCTTGCTGGGCACCGGCCTGTGCGGCGGGTTGACGACGTTCTCCACCATGCAGGTCGAGACGGTGCGGATGATCGAACACCACCACTACGGCCTGGCGGTCGGCTACACGGTAGCCAGCATCGCCGCGGGACTGGTGGCGGTCTACGTGGCGACGGCGATGGTGCGCCGGGTCAGGATCCGCGCGTGA
- the crcB gene encoding fluoride efflux transporter CrcB, producing MVDRAVARRAARSFPFGTLTVNISGAVLLGFITGLTLSHQAALLAGTAFVGAYTTFSTWMLETQRLTEERQIKPAIANLVVSVALGLPAAMLGQWIASLI from the coding sequence ATGGTCGACCGTGCGGTGGCCCGCCGGGCCGCCAGGTCGTTTCCGTTCGGCACGCTGACCGTCAACATCTCCGGGGCGGTGCTGCTCGGTTTCATCACCGGGCTGACCCTGAGTCACCAGGCCGCCCTGCTGGCTGGCACCGCGTTCGTCGGCGCCTACACCACCTTCTCCACCTGGATGCTGGAAACCCAACGCCTCACCGAGGAACGCCAGATCAAGCCGGCCATCGCCAACCTGGTGGTCAGCGTGGCGCTCGGCCTGCCCGCCGCGATGCTCGGCCAGTGGATAGCGAGCCTGATATGA
- a CDS encoding DUF190 domain-containing protein: MSDTYLKLTTYFGERQRAGSRFLAEAILDTYAEHEVAASVLLRGIASFGPRHIIRSDQSLTLSEDPPVAIAAVDSEAVIGALVSDVVAMTPRGLITLERARLLDKDLAGAPLPDGDAVKLTLYVGRRRRVNGLPAYYAVCDLLHRHGFAGASVFLGVDGTVHGQRRRAHFFSRNTDVPVMIIAVGTSAQVQQVLPGLEAVLYQPLVTVERVQVCKRDGQLLARPPALPAVDAHGRELRQKLMIYTSESTHYDGAPVHRALVRKLWESETVSGATVLRGIWGFHGDHKPHGDKLIQYGRQVPVTTIVVDTPEVIAGCFDLINEVTGSHGLVTSEMVPALLMLDGDRRSGATDLADYRY, from the coding sequence ATGAGCGACACCTACCTCAAGTTGACCACCTACTTCGGGGAACGCCAGCGCGCCGGGTCACGCTTCCTGGCCGAAGCAATCCTCGACACCTACGCCGAGCACGAGGTCGCCGCCAGCGTGCTGCTGCGCGGCATCGCCAGCTTCGGGCCGCGCCACATCATCCGAAGCGACCAGTCGTTGACGCTGTCGGAGGATCCGCCGGTCGCTATCGCCGCCGTCGACTCCGAAGCAGTGATCGGTGCGCTGGTGAGCGACGTCGTGGCGATGACCCCGCGCGGCCTGATCACCCTGGAACGGGCCCGGCTGCTGGACAAAGATCTCGCGGGTGCTCCGCTGCCCGACGGTGATGCCGTCAAACTCACCCTCTACGTCGGCCGCAGGCGGCGGGTGAACGGCCTGCCTGCCTACTACGCGGTGTGCGACCTTCTGCACCGCCACGGATTCGCCGGCGCATCGGTGTTCCTCGGCGTCGACGGCACCGTGCACGGGCAGCGGCGCCGCGCCCACTTCTTCAGCCGCAACACCGACGTTCCGGTGATGATCATCGCCGTCGGCACCTCCGCCCAGGTGCAGCAGGTCCTGCCCGGCCTGGAGGCAGTGCTCTACCAGCCGCTGGTTACCGTCGAGCGCGTCCAGGTGTGCAAACGCGACGGACAGTTGCTCGCCCGGCCGCCGGCCTTACCTGCCGTCGACGCCCATGGCCGCGAGCTGCGCCAGAAGCTGATGATCTACACCTCCGAATCGACCCACTACGACGGCGCACCCGTCCACCGCGCCCTGGTGCGCAAGCTGTGGGAGTCCGAAACCGTCAGCGGCGCAACGGTATTACGCGGCATCTGGGGCTTTCACGGCGACCACAAGCCGCACGGCGACAAGCTGATCCAGTACGGCCGCCAGGTGCCGGTGACCACCATCGTCGTCGACACCCCCGAGGTGATCGCCGGGTGTTTCGACCTGATCAACGAGGTGACGGGCAGCCACGGCCTGGTCACCAGCGAGATGGTGCCCGCGTTGCTGATGCTCGACGGCGACCGGCGCAGCGGCGCCACCGACCTGGCCGACTATCGCTACTAG